The genomic DNA GTGatcatcagaatcagtcttaaATGAGTGCAAATAGATTATACTGTACTTCAAACACAAAAAGTAAACATGTAATGCTTAGTTCACTAAATTCAAGTTACTCAACCTTCAGATAAGGAAAAAGGGAAGAATATGTGACATGCTCCTGACATCTAGCATATTTACACTCACAATTAAATATATAGACTAGATTAAGTGAAAATGATCAAAATCAACTCTTACAAATGTATATTTCCAACGTATAAGAATGCAGACCTATGTCACTGCATATATGCAATGATCATTTTACCTAACCTATGAGGATCTAGATGCACAAAATGAAACCATATATTAAAACCAATAACCTTCTTAAAAAATTATACACAGATGAAACATACCTCAAGATCATCAAGATTTTCTAAACCATCAATAGTTATATTTTCAACAATGGCGGAGAAAGCCCTGTTAAAAAATCCTTTCAATCGAACTTCAGTTGAATCTGAACAAAGACCAAAGAGATTATCGGAGGGGGTGATCATCCTTTTGGCTTATATCCACATGATTAAATAAATTGCTGATAGTATGAACTTGGAAAAGGATAAATGGCATTTACAAGTTAAGTGCTCAATATCAGAAAGAAACTTACATAATAGCATTTTAAAAGATACAACAATATTTCTACCATTGATCCTACTAAACTAAGCATTAATAGCTTGTACCTTATGCAATGAAGATTGAAGGAAGGTCTAACCTACTGTTCACGCCATCACGGGGCCAGTTCTATATTGTAGATAAGAAACAATATGAAGGAGGGAAGCCACACCTCATAGCACCAACTTACAAAAATAAAAGGTTACTCTAATTGAGTAGTGTGTGTTCTATCTAGTATTGAGGAATATGTCTTGGCAGGCTTTTACAGACATGTTACAGTGGTAAGCGGTTGGACAAAAAGAAAGATGTTTAGATCAGGATGTAAAAAGACATTCCGACCACAACAAGACCTAGCAATTCCATTTTTAAGTAGCCTGGGTTCTGGTACTTAGATACAGCTGCACGTAGTATAACACACTAATACATAGAAAAAAAAGCATAAATTccaaagaaaacaaaacaaacagAAGATATTACTTCAACAAATTTTTTATGAAGTGAATTTTATGGGACATGGCTAGCATAGTAAGGTTAAATCTATCTTTGAAATTTTTGGCCATAATATGAAGGTTAAAAAACTATTGAACTACCTACTGTAAGATTATTCTTGAAGAATTCCCCTCTCTCTTACCTCCATAGAGTTAAAGCTAAACCAAATATACTCTAATTACTTATCTACAGTCTACAAGTTCAACAATAtaggaaaaaaaataaaattaaatataaaatctCAGAAGCAACCTTCATCATAAGCAGCATCATAATTTCCCTTTCCCATTGTTGCAAGCATTCGCAGAAAATAGTGGTTGCAGAAGGAACCTGCAACGGTATGCATAAAAAATTCGATAAAACGCCAGAAAGAAGCAAAATCTGAAACATACAGAATACAAATATTTCTTGGATACAACCAATATTCATTCAAAGGAATTTGACTAATTCATCCCTACCATTATAGTCTAGTGGATCTCTCTCTTCTCTTGGTCAAGGGTTCAAACCTTAATAGAGGCATGGGTGTGTGTATATGATATTTTTTAATTGAACCTTGCCTAAAAATCACCTAGTATCATtccaatttattttattttaaaaaaaaacaaaaagaaaaaagagTATAATTACATGATGCTGGAAATATTCAAGATCGGAACAAGATAGAGTCTATAAACAAAAATAGTGCGAAAATGATAAGTTTTTATGTGCAAGTAAAGGTTAAAATGAAAACTTCTGGTAAAGCCCTAAACAGTTGTTAAGTTAGAGGTGGAAATATAAATTACAAGTCAGCTGAAGGGTTTTACTTAAATTTAATATAAAGGACTGGAGAAATTTTCTTCTCATATATATGCTTGCTATGTGAGTCATAAGCAATATAGATATATCTCAAGAAAGAAACAATTACCTATGCCAAAAGTGTGAAGACGAGGGCTTGTTAATTTTTCATTTGATAAATGAGTCATCATAACATCACATATATGCCTCTCATTGTCGACAGACCCATCAGTAATGAGGAATATGATGGAAGTGCCATTATTGGAGATCATCTGTAAAGCCTAGAGAAGAAGAAAAAACTTCAATTAGAGTAAACCTTGAAATGATACATGTGTAACACGGTAAGATGTTATTGTTGTATTCATCAATCACTTCTTATTTGAACAATGGGAAACACATATATGTAGGCGGGAGTCGGGACAGAAAAAAGGTAACTGATAAGCATATAACTGAATATGGAACAAAACCTGATTCAAAGGAAGCAACATGTTTGTACCACCCTGGGCAACTAAATTCGCGCCCATCCATTCAGTTACTTTATCAAGAGTTTTCTCAGTAGCCAATTCCAGAGATGACGAGAATAGGTGAATCTCATCATTAAATGCTATGATATTAAAAGAGTCTCTTTGATCAAGCTCTAAGAGTGCTGCAACAAGAGCATTTTTTGTATCCTCGAGAGGCTTCCCCCGCATGCTTTCACTTATGTCAACGACAAATAGTACTTCCTTTCTGAAAACCTATCAAGTTAATATAGTTTAATTTGTAAGTCAAAACACATATTTTTTAACTGTAAACGTGTTAAGTATATTCATGATTCTTTCGATCAATCTGTCCATTCAGCAAAAATAAATGGGCCTAAAAATTGTGACTGACCGAGTCTGTATGTAAGATATATGACTGAAAAAGAATATGCAATTTACAATAACAAGAAATTTCATTAACAAAAAGTGCTGTATATCttatttttagatatatttgtgacAACAAAATACTTTTCCAGTGCTGTCAAATATCTGTAGCAGATCTCAAACACCTGCATATCTATTCCAGTACAAATCTCACTGACAAAAAGTATTAACTCAGACATAGCTAAATTCTAATCAATTTTGCATTCTAATATCAGGGAACAACTTCTGTTTCCTTCCAAAGAGAATAATGGTGGAGTGTGTGGAATCAGCTATTAACTGATTTGTGCAGATGCATGACCATTGTCTAGATTCTAGAATGTACTTAAAACAATGCATAACCATCATCCTAGTAGCAGGATCTTTATTAATTGGAATCCTAAGCATTTGCATTTAATTTCCTACAAAACAGACTTGTTGCCTTCATTGGGTACCATCTGAGCCTCTTAGAACTTGGCTGCCTAGGGGAAGGGATAATAGAGCCTCTCTCTTTGAATCAAACCAGGAACACAACTCTATATGAGCCTACTACGAGAAAAAATATTGTACCAAAGAGAAAACAAAAAAACAAGGTTGTGTTTGAAGTACATAATCCAGTAAGCATTTCAAAAAAATATTCTCCTACCATATGTGCCAATCTTCTTTAACATAACAACTCTCATTTGTAGTCCTAGTCCTGGACTATTTAACCATGTTCTGAGTGGGTTCAACAGACATCCTTGTAATACAGCATCCCTTTTATTTTACTCTACATTTACTCTGTCCTGTAAAATGTTTCTTAAAACATTTACCAACAAGTTTGTGTCAATGTACACCTAAAAGATTATCACCATGCCAACTGCGAGTCTGCAACCACCAGATACTAAGTACTATAGCTTCAAAAGACGAACTTTGCACCGCCAAATTCATCAGAATTACCAATTTACCATCAAGAAAGAATATTTAACAAGGTGAAAGGAGTGCAGAATCCGACCTTTTTATTGTGTTTGTTTCCTGGAAAAAGAGAAAGGCAAAACATCTCCCTCTGGTCTATGTCGAGCATTGATGGTGATTGCAGGATTACACCACCAGAGGGACTAACTGATACCTGAAAAGAGATTGATGCATGAAAGGATTAATTAAATGGAAACTCTGCAAAGTAAGAGATTGCAGAACTAGGACTGTGAAAGGTTCAGCACTCTTGGGCCCATGTAATATTGGATGCCTCAAATCAGACTCCACATGCAGATAGTTTTATTGACTTGACGGGGACAAGTACAGAAATAAACTTACCCCATAAGTAATGACAAAATCACAACTTGACCAGGTGAGAACATCTGTATCGTATAAAAAACCCAACTGTCCCCCGTGGCGTCTTAGTTCCTGAAACCAAAATTCAAAACACTAATTTTGAGTCTACTCAAAACCCAGAAAAAGAGAAAGAATAATCAGCATACACTGGCACCTTCAACGGATGGCTAATTGTCTTGCACAAAATTTCAGTACCAGGACCAGCGTTCACATTGATTTTTATTCTTTCTTTTTTGGCCATCTTTTTCCCAGCAGGTGTAACAAATTCTGGGAAACTATATGGTATAGTTAAAGTGTATTGGCCATCTTGATACAATAGTTTCTGGGACCATTTAACTTTAACGGAGAGATTGGAACCCCCGTCTATCTGTGAGAAGACATCAACAATGGATGGAATAGAAGGTACAGATCTAAAACATAAGCCATGGACAAAAACTACATTTGAAAGATACCTCCGGTATTGTAAAAGTGAAAATGTGGGGCTTTATAAAATCTCCGTTTTCTAGTTTCGGTTCTTTTTCCATGTCGTTGTGATCCAAATTAACCACCTTGGTAGAATATGATTTTCTGGGTACCTCTACTTCAACACCTAGAATTGAACCCTGTTAGCCAAATAATGTATTACTTGAGAACCAAAAAAAACAATAACAGAGTGTTCAATATCTTTACTAAGAAAAATCCTAAAATATGCAATTAAGCCATAATTATGTCATATACTCACAAGTCACAACCTACATATTTAACTAAATCTTCACCAAGAATAATGTCAACTGTGATACTTGTTGCGAATGATATTGAAGTTGATAGCAAATAGGTACATAAGTCTTACCGAAAGCAATCAAATTCAGTAAATTCCAATGTTTAACATTAAAATTCTCTTGATTTTAAGCATCATATGTTCCATGTTTATAAAACGTGATTGCAAGTATCAAGTATCAAGatacaaaaattataaaactatcTATCAAAATTCAACTTGAACTGTTTATTTTACTGGTAGAACCAAATTAAAAGACCCGTAATAGGAATATCAATTACAGAATTAATAACCACCAAATTTTACTAATTAAGCTCCACCGGGTGCACATGATTCATATAATGTTGTACAATATAAGTTCAACCTAGAAGAATGTAAACAATCTTAATTGATAAAATTACGTGAAGCTTATTTATCAATTCCCTGTATATAACGGCTAAGCTTCAACGagaatcaaaaacacaaaaaataaaGAAAGCAAACAGTAAAATGAAACATACATGTTCACCCATAGGAATAGCAACACGACAATCACAACATCGCGTTCCCATAACACAATGAACTCTCCAGGAGCCACTCAAGGTAACAAAGGCCGTGTCCAAAACACAATCAGTTTCCAAACTAATAGAATTCATCTGCAAAGGAATCAAAGCGGGAGGATCACACCTGCCATGCACGTGAGGCTGATAACTAGGAATATCAGGATTGTCAACAACAGCAGGATCAGGAATAACAGCATAAAGCATAGGAGCTGAGGGTAAATAAGAAGAAGATTGACAAGAAGATTTGTCCATTGCAGCCATTGGTTTAGGCGGCGCAACAGACCTGTCTTTGCCAAAATAAATGCGTTTCGATAGCCTGACTCCATCTTCCACCGCCTTTACAAACTCCTCCTCCGCCatattgttaatattattaatatgGAGGGTGATTTTCGAGGGATGAAAATTTAGGGTTTGTAAATTTGGAGAGAAATGTGAGTTGTTTTGTTGTGAGAACAAGGGGCGTCATTCATGCATTGGGATTTGTGATTACTATAGATAGATGCTTATTGTTTCTTTCTTTTTTGGAAGCTTTCCGCGTTTGATAGACGGACCATTCCATTTTTTACGAGTTAAATagtcatttttaaaattttgggaACTGGACCAGTTATGCTGTGACACGTCTTCTGCCGGCTTGTTTTTACAAGGGGTTAACCATGTCGCTTgatcttttttctctttttctttcttttttctggTAACGACAGCTGGTTCGGTTCGATAGATACAAATTAATGGCTTTGCTTCTAATTTTGCTGGACTATGTAATCATATGGATTGTCTTTTACGTAAAATTTATGAACcgtcttcaattggtgaaatagCCATGAATAGCATAATTTACAACATATGTCCCTAGTTGGCATAACCGGTCATGATGACCCTTTATGACAGACAAACACGTTAATTAAGTGACGTTTTTTTCTCAAAACAAAACAAGGGTGCGCGGTTCTAGCTCTAGGGGTGGTTTTAATCTTAGGGTCTCGGTCCACAAATCCGGTCCTTTTTTGCTCATGTTTACCGTTGGTTATCCCATACTACTCATGTTTTGATTCACTTTCTCAAACTATCCACATTTTCTCATTCCCTCTCCTCTCCTCCACCCCACTTCATTCTTTCACCACTTTTACTCAAATAAACAAAATAAATAGTAACTTAGATGGTTATGCGTgcatttataattttaattcttcttattttgtattatttttatcTTTTAAAATATGTCTATTAAATTACAATATTATTTTAagtaataatttttttatttaaaactcacttaatatTTGAATAATTGTTAACTGAATATTTTactaataaaaattagattttaaattaaataatcaaagaacAATGAtcatataataattttaaaattattttaataattttttcctttcaatatataattcaaaatattatatatgaatttttttaattttaaattatcaTTATTACAACCATTTGGAGTGAATTGTCAAATCCAACTTTTGAAGTGGACTTTCTTAACTCAAAATTCAATTTACAGTGTATTCTCAAATCCAACTTTTCCAGTGAGTTGTTAACTCAAAGTTATCGGTGTGTTGTTTTTCAAACTTTTCAGTGTGACATCAATGTCAtctttttaaataaattattttcagcTTTTCAGTGTGTAGTCACttcaaattattattacttatatGAATTCATTCTATAAATAACTTCCACCGTGTTTGCAAAATCAAACAAACTCATAAGGTTAGTTTTTTCACAATTTTATTGTTATGAATTTCATGTGCTTATCActaatatttttctttttatagaTGAATTCTTTTCTTCTCAATGAAATAGCAAGATCAAATGCTATATATAATTTAAGTGGTGCTGATGATGATCAAGACTATCAACATGAGTCGGAAATGGATGTATCTGAAGGCGATAAAATAGACAATGACGAGCAAGATGATTCAGATCACAGTGCCGATAATGATAATGAACATATTCCAACTGCCCCATGTTTTACAACTGAAGAAATTAACGTCTCATCAGGTAATTGTTCAAACGTTAATCCACTTGATAACGATTTATTTGAAGGTCAAAATTTTGCAGATAAGCAAACTGCAATAAGTGCTGTTAAAGCAAATCACATTAAAAATTCTAGGGATTATCATGTTATAAAGAGTGATACAACACGGTATGAGGCAAAATGTGTTGTGGAAGATTGTTCATGGAGAATGCGAGTTATGAAATTAAAGCAATCTGGTTTTTTTGTAATCACTAAACTACCCGCTGAACATAACTATATTTTGAGGACACTTCAACGAGATCACAAGCAACTCACATCTAGGATGATTGCGAACGTAATTAAACAACAAGTATACTAATTTTTTCATTATATAGTTGTGCTAACTTTATATTACATTATTAATTCTTTCTCTATGTTTATATCAATCAGGTTACAGAGAGTCCATATTTGAAAGTAAATAACATCATGAGTCAAATAACATCCATGTACAACTACAATGTTACTTATAAGAAGGCGTGGATTGGAAAACAAAAGGCAATATCATATGTTTATGGTGATTGGATGACTTCCTATAATAAACTTCCTACATTTCTTAGTGCTGTAATGCATTTTAATCCAGGCACAGTTGCTTTAATTGATGTTGAAGCTGATGTTACAAAGCCCAACACATCTGTGTGCAAACGTGTTTGGTGGGTATTTAAGCCAATGATTGACGGATGGCAGCATGCCCGACTTGTTATCAGCATTGACGGTACCTTTTTAAAAGGAAAATATAATGGGAAGCTATTAGTTGCAATGGGATCTGATTCAAATAATCAACAGTATCCTATTGCATATGGCTTAGTTCATGAAGAATCAACTGTTAATTGGTCTTGGTTTCTGTACCACTTTCGAATATATGTATGTCAAAATAGAAAAGGTGTGTGCATAATTTCTGACAGACATCCTGGAATCATCGAGGTCATGAAAAGGATGGAAAGTGAATTTGTTGGTGAGTGGGGCATGCATCGATTTTGTTTGTTGCATGTACGTAGCAATTTCTGTTCAACTTTTCCAGGCTCACATTTGAAGATGTTGTGTTGGGCGGTTGGTAATACATCTCAGTTATGAAAATTTGAGACAGCAATGGTGCAAATTAGGGAGCTTAATCCCGATGCAGAAAGATGGTTGCGAAAGATTCCACTAGAAATGTGGACTATGTCTCATGATGGAGGTTATCGTTATGGCCAAGTAACAACAAACATGATTGAGAGTTTTAATGGTCTTTTACGTTCTGCTCGATTTCTACCAGTCACAGCAATGGTGGAGTACATATATTATCGATCTGTGAAGTTAGTTGCCCAGAGAATAACCCAAACTCTAGATGATCTTCAAAATGGTCAAATTTATTGCAAAAAATCAAGGGAGTTATTTGAAACTGTCGAGAAAAAAGCATCTGCACATAGGGTTATTCCCTACAATGAACAAAGGGTGTCTTTGAAATCATTACTGCACAGTACAGAACCAAAAATGGATCTTGGAAAGGTGGTAACAAACATAATGTGGATCTCTATAGAGGTTTTTGCTCCTGTGGAAAATGGAGCCGATATCATTTTCCATGTTCACATATTGTGGCAGGTTGTTTGACTTGCAACCTAGATTGGAAGCACTACATTGAACCATATCATAATCTATCAACGCTTTATGAAATGTGGAAGTACGAATTTAACCCAATCTCTAATCAGGCATATTGGACATTTTCACTAGCAAATAATTGCGAGATGTACGGGGTTCTTATTGCTGATGAAGCcacaaagaagaaaaatataagcgttgttattcctagtgaactaacaatgagatttacagaaggggggttgaatgtaaatctcaaaactttttcaagttttgagcagtttcaaaggctgtgtgtttaagataaacaagtgtgtgaattgctttaagctaatacagacagatatatatattcaagcacaaaagtacagaacacaacagaccttaaaaacttttctggtagatttgttgttccaccagagatggtatttcataaaatctgtgattcaagaagttgatcacagctgcatcctagtacaaactagataatttttctcaagatttttctaaacaactctggaaaaattctatctaattactagctgctacttggtttatataacaccaagtttacaagtgaagacaaagataaaaagtacaataataaaataagttctccacttgtttcttctccattttactccagtgcattgttgactattgcctctttatgctagagtagaacggctgctttttctgatattcctgaaataggctaccacatctcagttgtctctgtcaacccatgtgcctctgtttgtaggtacaactaccacttgtcaactgctatttaacagaacatccgttgaagccttcatccgttgatggctttatccgttgatgtgttagcagttgaagctctatccgttgatgcactcatccgttgaaggatgttatccgttgaagctttagagacatccgttgaagctttgtttctcatccgttgaaggtctttaagttatccgttgacaccatttcatttatacaaaattacaaggcatgaaatatttacaattgacCTTCATATCTGCATATCCTtcagtagtcaacatgacttataatttccctcaacatttaagaattatatctcaaattcagagactgaaatgtgctacaacactagacttatttctaaataaagctacaccatcaacggatagccaaagtggtcttatccgttgagg from Apium graveolens cultivar Ventura chromosome 5, ASM990537v1, whole genome shotgun sequence includes the following:
- the LOC141724524 gene encoding uncharacterized protein LOC141724524 — translated: MAEEEFVKAVEDGVRLSKRIYFGKDRSVAPPKPMAAMDKSSCQSSSYLPSAPMLYAVIPDPAVVDNPDIPSYQPHVHGRCDPPALIPLQMNSISLETDCVLDTAFVTLSGSWRVHCVMGTRCCDCRVAIPMGEHGSILGVEVEVPRKSYSTKVVNLDHNDMEKEPKLENGDFIKPHIFTFTIPEIDGGSNLSVKVKWSQKLLYQDGQYTLTIPYSFPEFVTPAGKKMAKKERIKINVNAGPGTEILCKTISHPLKELRRHGGQLGFLYDTDVLTWSSCDFVITYGVSVSPSGGVILQSPSMLDIDQREMFCLSLFPGNKHNKKVFRKEVLFVVDISESMRGKPLEDTKNALVAALLELDQRDSFNIIAFNDEIHLFSSSLELATEKTLDKVTEWMGANLVAQGGTNMLLPLNQALQMISNNGTSIIFLITDGSVDNERHICDVMMTHLSNEKLTSPRLHTFGIGSFCNHYFLRMLATMGKGNYDAAYDEDSTEVRLKGFFNRAFSAIVENITIDGLENLDDLEMYPSCIPDLQSERPLIITGRYSGDFPSTVLVKGVLADMSNFSVDLKVEEVKEMPLDKILAKQQIELCTAQAWFSEDKDLEEQIAKVSVQNSVISEYTCMILLETEKGIKGKTDLAEKGKGKKGTSYSSEKKEKKQVSTEPDSQKKTVLHNFKSGFGNLTATIENIPPGSNEVRLLPDPGEKFVMAASNCCGKMCGHCCCMCCIQMCSRVNDQCAIVFTQLCGALSCLGCYYCCEACCGSEG
- the LOC141660395 gene encoding uncharacterized protein LOC141660395; amino-acid sequence: MNSFLLNEIARSNAIYNLSGADDDQDYQHESEMDVSEGDKIDNDEQDDSDHSADNDNEHIPTAPCFTTEEINVSSGNCSNVNPLDNDLFEGQNFADKQTAISAVKANHIKNSRDYHVIKSDTTRYEAKCVVEDCSWRMRVMKLKQSGFFVITKLPAEHNYILRTLQRDHKQLTSRMIANVTESPYLKVNNIMSQITSMYNYNVTYKKAWIGKQKAISYVYGDWMTSYNKLPTFLSAVMHFNPGTVALIDVEADVTKPNTSVCKRVWWVFKPMIDGWQHARLVISIDGTFLKGKYNGKLLVAMGSDSNNQQYPIAYGLVHEESTVNWSWFLYHFRIYVCQNRKGVCIISDRHPGIIEVMKRMESEFVGEWGMHRFCLLHVRSNFCSTFPGSHLKMLCWAVGNTSQL